Proteins encoded within one genomic window of Triticum aestivum cultivar Chinese Spring chromosome 2D, IWGSC CS RefSeq v2.1, whole genome shotgun sequence:
- the LOC123049267 gene encoding uncharacterized protein — protein sequence MGLCMSSGGAAVAAVRSEGLAASTAMVLLPTGELREYPRPATVAQALQDSVEAGDGSAGWFLCDADVMGFEGPVAAVGGGEELRPGQIYFVLPAEVKRNGLRREDVAALAVRASAALVSKANTNASGSGGRRRRAGSVSPLVFAPPPEVDETLAYKTVPTLVVKRRPVARVKSAGRMQPRFAPDLTAIPECE from the coding sequence ATGGGGCTCTGCATGTctagcggcggggcggcggtggcggcggtgcgcTCGGAGGGGCTGGCCGCCTCGACGGCGATGGTGCTGCTGCCAACGGGGGAGCTGCGCGAGTACCCGCGCCCGGCGACGGTGGCGCAAGCCCTCCAGGACTCCGTGGAGGCAGGAGACGGCTCCGCCGGGTGGTTCCTGTGCGACGCCGACGTGATGGGGTTCGAGGGTCCCGTGGCGGCCGTAGGCGGGGGCGAGGAACTCCGCCCGGGACAGATCTACTTCGTGCTCCCCGCCGAGGTTAAGAGGAACGGGCTCCGCCGCGAGGACGTGGCCGCTCTCGCCGTCAGAGCGTCCGCGGCGCTCGTCAGCAAGGCCAACACCAACGCGTCTGGTAGCGGCGGACGGAGGAGACGCGCCGGCTCTGTTTCGCCGCTCGTGTTCGCCCCGCCGCCGGAGGTGGACGAGACTCTTGCCTACAAGACCGTGCCGACGCTGGTAGTGAAGAGGCGGCCGGTGGCGCGCGTAAAGAGCGCCGGGAGGATGCAGCCGAGGTTCGCCCCGGATCTGACCGCCATTCCTGAATGCGAGTAA